Proteins encoded in a region of the Drosophila busckii strain San Diego stock center, stock number 13000-0081.31 chromosome 2L, ASM1175060v1, whole genome shotgun sequence genome:
- the LOC108597744 gene encoding trissin receptor isoform X2: protein MLSARTLWSSWQRQRYSRQQEAEAEAAPSSREHKQVRQSSRTNISAAYEDDDDNNNEPHNQNSSSNIATRSAATNYGISGLQQQQQQQQQQQQQLAEPTPKSVLIPSSGIRAFPWLFMLLLSVQILLMDCSLASAANDSSSLIAAAAATTATNMNASTNLTLLVEETTINSLAPTLTTALAELTKQSTGLEPLDEEDADNTSEYIFDRTDVRIIFITLYTIVFCCCFFGNLLVILVVTLSRRLRSITNFFLANLAFADFCVGLFCVMQNLSIYLIDSWVFGEFLCRMYQFVHSLSYTASIFILVVICMERYFAIVHPITCKQILTAARLRMVIVTVWITSAVYSTPKFVFSKTIKNVHTEDGQEEEICVLDREMFNSKVLDLINFVLLYVMPLLVMTVLYSKIAIALWRSSRGLTPHLTQQQHQQQHQKQQQQQQSQENIMSLHNSMYHHHHHVHQHAHPHHLHQQQQQQQHQLAATTTAGGVAAATLASASSSATSLSRKHSSKYEKRGVSITESQVSLEADRPIVSACRKTSFYHHSHTHNQRQGNGGGTTVGVAVGGATHMSHSSSNVLRARRGVVRMLIIFVLTFALCNLPYHARKMWQYWSRSYRGDSNFNALLTPLTFLVTYFNSGVNPLLYAFLSRNFRKGMKELLLCSWKKGKGKSSSNSSMHHKRKALQTHSLPTDTTHIGNEQL from the exons ATGTTGAGCGCTCGCACGCTCTGGTCGTCctggcagcgccagcgctaCTCTAGGCAACAGGAAGCGGAAGCCGAAGCAGCGCCGAGCAGCCGAGAACATAAACAAGTGCGCCAAAGTTCCAGGACAAACATATCAGCAGCTTatgaagatgatgatgataataataatgagcCACATAatcaaaacagcagcagcaacatagcCACACGGTCTGCAGCTACAAATTATGGCATTTCCggcttacaacaacaacaacaacaacagcagcagcagcagcagcaactagcagAGCCCACCCCAAAGTCTGTGCTAATACCCAGCAGTGGCATTCGCGCATTTCCGTGGCTTTTCATGCTTCTGCTTTCAGTGCAGATCCTATTAATGGACTGCTCTTTGGCATCGGCCGCAAACGATAGCAGCAGCctgatagcagcagcagcagcaacaacagcaaccaataTGAACGCCAGCACAAATTTAACGCTGCTCGTTGAGGAGACAACAATCAACTCGTTAGCGCCCACTTTGACCACAGCGCTGGCTGAGCTGACTAAGCAATCAACCGGACTGGAGCCGCTGGATGAGGAGGATGCGGATAATACCagtgaatatatatttgatcGCACCGATGTGcgcattatatttataacgcTCTACACCATTGtcttctgctgttgcttttttg GCAATTTGCTGGTGATATTGGTGGTTACACTCTCCAGACGCCTGCGCTCCATCACGAACTTTTTTCTGGCCAACTTGGCCTTTGCCGACTTCTGCGTGGGTCTCTTTTGTGTCATGCAAAATCTTTCCATATATCTGATAGACAG CTGGGTCTTTGGCGAGTTTCTATGCCGCATGTATCAATTTGTGCACTCACTCAGCTATACGGCATCAATTTTTATACTTGTCGTCATCTGCATGGAACGCTATTTCGCCATTGTGCATCCAAtaacatgcaaacaaattttaactgCGGCACGTCTAAGG ATGGTTATTGTCACCGTTTGGATAACATCGGCTGTCTACTCAACGCCCAAGTTCGTCTTCAGCAAGACCATCAAGAATGTCCACACCGAGGATGGGCAGGAGGAGGAGATCTGTGTGCTCGATCGCGAAATGTTCAACTCCAAGGTGCTGGACTTGATTAACTTTGTGCTGCTCTATGTGATGCCATTGCTGGTCATGACT GTGCTCTATAGCAAGATAGCCATTGCGCTCTGGCGTAGCTCGCGTGGCCTTACACCCCACctcacacagcagcaacaccagcagcagcatcaaaagcagcagcagcagcagcagtcgcaggaAAATATCATGAGCCTGCATAACAGCATGTaccatcaccatcatcatgTACACCAGCACGCGCATCCGCATCATctccatcagcagcagcagcagcagcaacatcagctggctgccacaacaacagcgggcggcgtagcagcagcaacacttgcttccgccagcagcagcgccacgtCCTTGTCACGTAAACATAGCAGCAAATATGAGAAGCGCGGCGTCAGCATCACCGAGAGCCAG GTCTCGCTGGAGGCGGATCGTCCCATTGTGAGCGCTTGTCGCAAAACGAGCTTCTACCATCACTCCCACACACATAACCAGCGGCAAGGCAATGGAGGCGGCACCACCGTAGGCGTTGCCGTTGGCGGTGCCACACACATGTCGCACTCATCCAGCAACGTGCTGCGCGCCCGCCGCGGCGTCGTCCGCATGTTGATAATATTTGTGCTGACATTTGCGCTATGCAATCTGCCCTATCATGCACGCAAAATGTGGCAATACTG GTCACGTTCGTATCGCGGTGATTCcaattttaatgcgctgctAACGCCGCTCACCTTTCTGGTCACGTACTTCAATTCGGGCGTTAATCCGCTGCTCTATGCGTTTCTCAGTCGCAATTTTCGCAAGGGCAtgaaggagctgctgctgtgctccTGGAAGAAGGGCAAGGGCAAATCATCTTCCAATTCATCGATGCATCACAAGCGCAAGGCGCTGCAG aCCCACTCGCTGCCAACGGATACAACACATATTGGCAACGAGCAGCTATGA
- the LOC108597049 gene encoding uncharacterized protein LOC108597049 — translation MLKHVQISPLRNRSDSLSLRSASNASSCASSMCGSPEPPTDMLRTTSRASSYSSLNEQLPQTTIKVYTNCLKIDIEYKTLGIQWDTTSKEVIAQLLRRLKMRHRDPRLFYLSMEVAQRRAGVKTILVLDEDTRPAILQACHPKGESRFCLQLKPGGLIRVHTSALQPTSQYKSLVISEETNCDELLQLLLGCYNSLEPVEHFSLYEVCPGQECQRKLHADDFPLRAQAERLRRGENCHFLVRRTPNYARRRQLLANLNEAINQSTTSVSSAAVEDADAASLLELSLESELSLPEDLRSCSSSSEDAEDDECASSSGSSDNSTECTLRRDFFQRSSAPPAAARASTASATSASPPTRAYSPVYNIREIRTATHSFSSLGKDKKLLDIHMHARYAPSGIYSRLLPVAEVDTALDVNGNASAANLTAEAVNNNPAQGLGHFVYL, via the exons ATGCTAAAACACGTACAAATTTCGCCGTTGCGCAATCGCTCGGACTCTTTATCGCTGCGCTCAGCGAGCAATGCCAGCTCTTGCGCCAGCTCCATGTGCGGCAGTCCAGAGCCACCCACAGATATGCTGCGCACCACCTCACGCGCCTCCAGCTACTCCAGTCTGAatgagcagctgccacag ACCACCATCAAAGTGTACACAAACTGCCTGAAGATTGACATTGAATACAAGACGCTGGGCATACAATGGGACACGACTAGCAAGGAGGTCATAGCACAGCTGCTAAGACG CTTGAAGATGCGTCATCGCGATCCGCGGCTTTTCTATCTCTCCATGGAGGTGGCACAAAGACGCGCCGGCGTGAAGACCATACTCGTGCTGGATGAGGACACACGTCCGGCTATATTGCAGGCCTGTCATCCCAAGGGCGAGTCACGCTTCTGCCTGCAGCTGAAGCCGGGCGGCCTCATACGCGTGCACACTTCAGCGCTGCAGCCAACGTCGCAGTACAAGTCGCTGGTCATCAGCGAGGAGACCAACTgcgatgagctgctgcagctgctgctgggctgctaCAACTCGCTGGAGCCCGTGGAGCACTTCTCGCTGTACGAAGTGTGTCCGGGCCAGGAATGCCAGCGCAAGCTGCACGCCGATGATTTTCCGCTGCGTGCGCAGGCGGAGCGACTGCGTCGTGGCGAGAACTGTCACTTCCTGGTGCGGCGCACGCCCAACTATGCGCGACGTCgtcagctgctggccaattTGAATGAGGCGATTAATCAGTCGACGACTAGtgtgagcagcgctgctgtggAGGATGCAGACGCGGCAAGCTTGCTGGAGCTATCGCTCGAGTCGGAGCTGTCGCTGCCCGAAGatttgcgcagctgcagcagcagcagcgaagatgCTGAAGATGATGAATGCGCCAGCAGCTCTGGCTCATCGGACAACTCCACAGAGTGCACGCTGCGTCGCGATTTCTTTCAACGCAGCAGCGCGCCGCCAGCTGCCGCCAGAGCCAGCACAGCGTCTGCCACTTCAGCTTCACCCCCCACACGCGCCTACAGTCCAGTCTACAATATACGCGAAATACGCACGGCTACGCACTCGTTTAGCTCGCTGGGCAAGGACAAGAAGCTGCTGGACATTCACATGCATGCGCGCTATGCGCCCTCGGGCATCTACAGTCGACTGCTGCCTGTGGCGGAGGTGGACACTGCGCTGGATGTGAACGGAAATGCGTCGGCGGCTAATCTGACAGCAGAGGCGGTGAACAATAATCCAGCTCAAGGGCTGGgacactttgtttatttgtag
- the LOC108597744 gene encoding trissin receptor isoform X1, translating to MCRKMCNLLVILVVTLSRRLRSITNFFLANLAFADFCVGLFCVMQNLSIYLIDSWVFGEFLCRMYQFVHSLSYTASIFILVVICMERYFAIVHPITCKQILTAARLRMVIVTVWITSAVYSTPKFVFSKTIKNVHTEDGQEEEICVLDREMFNSKVLDLINFVLLYVMPLLVMTVLYSKIAIALWRSSRGLTPHLTQQQHQQQHQKQQQQQQSQENIMSLHNSMYHHHHHVHQHAHPHHLHQQQQQQQHQLAATTTAGGVAAATLASASSSATSLSRKHSSKYEKRGVSITESQVSLEADRPIVSACRKTSFYHHSHTHNQRQGNGGGTTVGVAVGGATHMSHSSSNVLRARRGVVRMLIIFVLTFALCNLPYHARKMWQYWSRSYRGDSNFNALLTPLTFLVTYFNSGVNPLLYAFLSRNFRKGMKELLLCSWKKGKGKSSSNSSMHHKRKALQTHSLPTDTTHIGNEQL from the exons ATGTGCCGCAAAATGT GCAATTTGCTGGTGATATTGGTGGTTACACTCTCCAGACGCCTGCGCTCCATCACGAACTTTTTTCTGGCCAACTTGGCCTTTGCCGACTTCTGCGTGGGTCTCTTTTGTGTCATGCAAAATCTTTCCATATATCTGATAGACAG CTGGGTCTTTGGCGAGTTTCTATGCCGCATGTATCAATTTGTGCACTCACTCAGCTATACGGCATCAATTTTTATACTTGTCGTCATCTGCATGGAACGCTATTTCGCCATTGTGCATCCAAtaacatgcaaacaaattttaactgCGGCACGTCTAAGG ATGGTTATTGTCACCGTTTGGATAACATCGGCTGTCTACTCAACGCCCAAGTTCGTCTTCAGCAAGACCATCAAGAATGTCCACACCGAGGATGGGCAGGAGGAGGAGATCTGTGTGCTCGATCGCGAAATGTTCAACTCCAAGGTGCTGGACTTGATTAACTTTGTGCTGCTCTATGTGATGCCATTGCTGGTCATGACT GTGCTCTATAGCAAGATAGCCATTGCGCTCTGGCGTAGCTCGCGTGGCCTTACACCCCACctcacacagcagcaacaccagcagcagcatcaaaagcagcagcagcagcagcagtcgcaggaAAATATCATGAGCCTGCATAACAGCATGTaccatcaccatcatcatgTACACCAGCACGCGCATCCGCATCATctccatcagcagcagcagcagcagcaacatcagctggctgccacaacaacagcgggcggcgtagcagcagcaacacttgcttccgccagcagcagcgccacgtCCTTGTCACGTAAACATAGCAGCAAATATGAGAAGCGCGGCGTCAGCATCACCGAGAGCCAG GTCTCGCTGGAGGCGGATCGTCCCATTGTGAGCGCTTGTCGCAAAACGAGCTTCTACCATCACTCCCACACACATAACCAGCGGCAAGGCAATGGAGGCGGCACCACCGTAGGCGTTGCCGTTGGCGGTGCCACACACATGTCGCACTCATCCAGCAACGTGCTGCGCGCCCGCCGCGGCGTCGTCCGCATGTTGATAATATTTGTGCTGACATTTGCGCTATGCAATCTGCCCTATCATGCACGCAAAATGTGGCAATACTG GTCACGTTCGTATCGCGGTGATTCcaattttaatgcgctgctAACGCCGCTCACCTTTCTGGTCACGTACTTCAATTCGGGCGTTAATCCGCTGCTCTATGCGTTTCTCAGTCGCAATTTTCGCAAGGGCAtgaaggagctgctgctgtgctccTGGAAGAAGGGCAAGGGCAAATCATCTTCCAATTCATCGATGCATCACAAGCGCAAGGCGCTGCAG aCCCACTCGCTGCCAACGGATACAACACATATTGGCAACGAGCAGCTATGA